Proteins encoded by one window of Litoribacterium kuwaitense:
- a CDS encoding reverse transcriptase-like protein, which yields MKVQIYWDYTVKGKQTIEFISGDLEAEDAMAWANEATRLNHAKNIRFVDKEGRSWSEKTLKQFLTAERNRLQNVRCWFDGNFDRSSKRSGVGICILYDHGQTTWQMRKNRYFSSLSSNNEAEFAALWMLSEELLSLPNDFSSVHIHGDSMNVIRQMAGDWPLYDEVLQRWADRIDEQLEQTKADITWSYIPSKENKRCDHLANQALNHIVVESTSRLESDMKELTDDEGSDRHKGSDKTSR from the coding sequence ATCGAATTTATCTCCGGCGATTTAGAAGCCGAAGACGCGATGGCTTGGGCGAATGAGGCGACACGATTAAATCATGCAAAAAATATCCGGTTTGTTGACAAAGAGGGTCGATCTTGGAGCGAAAAAACGTTGAAACAGTTCTTAACTGCTGAACGAAACAGGCTGCAAAACGTTCGCTGTTGGTTTGACGGCAATTTTGATCGAAGTTCAAAGCGTTCCGGGGTGGGTATCTGTATTTTATACGATCATGGTCAAACGACTTGGCAAATGAGAAAAAACCGTTATTTCTCTTCGCTAAGTTCAAATAATGAAGCTGAATTTGCTGCACTTTGGATGTTAAGTGAAGAGCTATTGTCACTACCGAATGATTTTTCCTCTGTACACATTCACGGTGATTCAATGAACGTCATCAGACAAATGGCAGGGGACTGGCCCCTTTATGACGAAGTGTTACAGCGTTGGGCGGATCGTATCGATGAGCAATTAGAACAAACAAAGGCAGACATTACGTGGTCCTACATTCCTTCAAAGGAAAACAAGCGCTGTGACCACTTAGCAAATCAAGCGTTAAATCATATTGTTGTTGAAAGTACTTCTCGCCTTGAGTCAGATATGAAGGAGTTGACTGATGATGAAGGATCAGACCGCCATAAAGGAAGCGACAAAACTTCTCGATGA
- the metA gene encoding homoserine O-acetyltransferase MetA: MPINIPAHLPAKEILENENIFVMDENRAYSQDIRPLNIAIFNIMPKKEEAETQLLRLLSNSPLQINVTLLHPSTHQSKTTSAEHLQAFYKTLPEIEQQNFDGMIITGAPIEHLDFQEVNYWDEFTYLMDWTKTHVTSTLHSCWGAQAGLFYHYDIPKHKLEQKCFGVYSHNIVEPNCELLRGFDDRFYVPHSRHMTTTKEDILQVDDLMLLAESEKAGVCLVQSKDRKQVFLTGHPEYDTQTLQNEYKRDVTNGMNIQLPDYECCGGPSESVPLHMWRAHAYLLFTNWLNYYVYQATPYQW; this comes from the coding sequence TTGCCAATTAATATACCAGCTCATTTACCTGCAAAAGAAATATTAGAAAATGAAAACATTTTCGTAATGGATGAAAATCGGGCCTACTCTCAAGATATTCGCCCATTAAATATTGCGATCTTTAATATTATGCCAAAAAAAGAAGAGGCAGAAACACAGCTTTTGCGCCTTCTCAGTAACTCTCCACTGCAAATTAATGTGACGTTGCTGCACCCTTCTACACATCAATCAAAAACGACAAGTGCTGAACATTTGCAAGCGTTTTACAAAACGTTACCTGAAATTGAACAGCAAAATTTTGACGGAATGATTATTACAGGGGCACCGATTGAGCATTTAGACTTTCAAGAAGTCAATTATTGGGATGAGTTTACGTATTTAATGGATTGGACAAAAACGCATGTGACGTCAACGCTTCATTCGTGCTGGGGCGCCCAGGCAGGGTTGTTTTATCACTATGACATCCCTAAACATAAGCTTGAGCAAAAATGCTTCGGTGTTTACTCGCATAACATCGTCGAGCCGAATTGTGAATTGTTGCGGGGATTCGATGATCGTTTTTACGTTCCGCATTCACGGCATATGACAACAACAAAAGAAGATATTTTGCAAGTGGACGATCTAATGCTGCTTGCTGAATCTGAAAAAGCCGGGGTTTGTCTCGTGCAAAGTAAAGATCGAAAACAAGTCTTTTTAACAGGACATCCAGAATACGATACACAAACGTTACAGAACGAATATAAGCGTGATGTGACAAATGGAATGAACATTCAACTTCCGGATTATGAATGTTGTGGTGGTCCATCAGAGTCCGTGCCACTGCATATGTGGCGTGCTCATGCTTATCTACTGTTTACGAATTGGCTAAATTATTATGTATATCAAGCGACACCATATCAATGGTAA
- a CDS encoding conserved virulence factor C family protein produces MHIVSIEPTPSPHTMKINLSEALGTGQSRHYKKEDHKEAPVWLQAVLNIDGVKAVYHVADFLALDRYPSYDWKPILATVRQSFGEEPTESAVQRQSNDSFGEISVQIQKYAGIPMQIKLTNGESEKRVGLPTRFSDAVMQLQTSGENVVLDRTWDDYGVRFGDFEDVGATLVEELSALYPPERLTSLQKGETTPFIEKYHRVTESDLDDPDWKVRYQRFENMSDPTIEDLPVLKKALYDEKASIRRLAVVYLGMIEDKKVLPLLEQALNDSSVTVRRTAGDAMSDLGMTEAIPAMVASLEDQNKIVRWRAAMFLYEVGDDTALPALEKAKDDDEFEVSLQVQMAIERISGGGEAKGSIWKQMTEATMRSKKEDPS; encoded by the coding sequence ATGCATATCGTTTCAATCGAACCAACCCCAAGCCCGCACACAATGAAAATTAATTTATCTGAAGCTTTAGGAACAGGGCAAAGTCGACATTACAAAAAAGAAGATCATAAAGAAGCACCTGTCTGGCTTCAGGCCGTTCTAAATATTGACGGTGTAAAAGCCGTTTATCATGTCGCTGACTTTTTGGCGCTAGATCGTTATCCCTCCTACGATTGGAAACCTATTCTAGCGACCGTCCGCCAATCATTTGGTGAAGAGCCGACTGAATCGGCAGTACAGAGACAAAGTAATGATTCCTTTGGTGAAATTTCTGTTCAAATTCAAAAATATGCTGGCATTCCAATGCAAATCAAGCTGACAAATGGCGAGTCAGAAAAAAGAGTAGGGCTACCTACACGCTTTAGTGATGCCGTCATGCAGCTGCAAACCAGTGGTGAAAATGTTGTTCTTGACCGCACATGGGACGACTACGGCGTCCGCTTTGGTGACTTTGAAGATGTCGGTGCTACGCTTGTGGAAGAGCTATCCGCACTTTATCCACCTGAACGTCTAACGTCATTACAAAAGGGAGAAACAACACCCTTTATCGAGAAATACCATCGTGTGACAGAAAGTGACTTAGATGATCCTGATTGGAAAGTACGCTATCAACGTTTTGAGAATATGAGTGATCCGACCATTGAGGATCTCCCAGTGCTCAAAAAGGCACTTTATGATGAAAAAGCATCGATACGCCGTCTTGCTGTCGTCTACCTCGGTATGATCGAAGACAAAAAAGTGTTGCCTTTGCTTGAACAAGCGTTAAATGACTCTTCTGTGACCGTTAGACGAACAGCCGGTGATGCAATGTCTGATCTCGGTATGACGGAAGCCATTCCCGCAATGGTCGCTTCGTTGGAAGATCAAAATAAAATTGTTCGCTGGCGTGCAGCGATGTTTCTCTATGAAGTAGGGGACGATACTGCACTCCCTGCACTTGAAAAAGCAAAAGATGATGATGAATTCGAGGTCAGCCTACAAGTGCAAATGGCGATTGAACGAATATCAGGTGGTGGAGAAGCAAAAGGCTCAATATGGAAGCAAATGACAGAAGCTACGATGAGAAGTAAAAAAGAAGATCCATCATAA
- a CDS encoding zinc-finger domain-containing protein has translation MKDQTAIKEATKLLDEYCEGCFLKAHYRHVYGRKRAHQFCIHRCSIGKELKALGSMLGGEREDE, from the coding sequence ATGAAGGATCAGACCGCCATAAAGGAAGCGACAAAACTTCTCGATGAGTATTGTGAAGGCTGCTTCCTGAAGGCTCATTATAGACATGTTTACGGACGAAAACGAGCTCATCAGTTTTGCATCCATCGCTGTTCTATCGGAAAGGAATTAAAAGCGCTTGGGAGCATGTTAGGTGGGGAACGTGAAGATGAATGA